The Pseudomonas kermanshahensis genome includes a window with the following:
- a CDS encoding adenosylcobinamide-GDP ribazoletransferase, whose amino-acid sequence MLPFWIALQFLSSLPVRLPGMPAPQQVGRSLLCYPLVGLLFGLLLWLASILLQGTPAPLHAALLLTVWVLLSGALHLDGLADSADAWLGGFGDRERTLQIMKDPRSGPIAVVTLMLVLLLKFCALWVLVERGVGLELLLAPVVGRAAMLGLFLCTPYVRPGGLGQALAEHLPRAAAGWVLLASAALCLAVSGWGAVWGLVAAVAVFAWLRRLMCRRLGGTTGDTAGAMLELLELTVVLGLALGF is encoded by the coding sequence ATGCTGCCGTTCTGGATTGCCCTGCAGTTTCTCAGCAGCCTGCCGGTGCGTTTGCCGGGCATGCCGGCGCCGCAGCAAGTAGGCCGCTCGCTGCTGTGCTACCCACTGGTCGGGCTGCTGTTCGGCCTGCTGCTGTGGCTGGCCAGCATTCTGCTGCAGGGCACGCCAGCGCCGCTTCATGCTGCTTTGCTGCTGACGGTGTGGGTGCTGCTCAGTGGCGCCTTGCATCTGGATGGTCTGGCTGACAGCGCCGACGCCTGGCTGGGCGGTTTCGGAGATCGTGAGCGCACCCTGCAGATCATGAAAGACCCGCGTAGCGGGCCGATTGCCGTGGTCACCCTGATGCTGGTGCTGTTGCTGAAGTTCTGTGCGTTGTGGGTACTGGTCGAGCGTGGGGTAGGGCTTGAGCTGCTGCTGGCGCCGGTGGTGGGGCGCGCGGCGATGCTGGGCCTGTTCCTCTGTACGCCATACGTACGCCCCGGTGGCCTGGGGCAAGCGCTGGCCGAACATCTGCCGCGTGCTGCTGCCGGGTGGGTATTGCTCGCCAGTGCAGCCCTGTGCCTTGCCGTGAGCGGTTGGGGCGCGGTCTGGGGGCTGGTTGCAGCCGTGGCAGTGTTCGCCTGGTTGCGGCGCCTCATGTGTCGGCGCCTGGGCGGTACGACCGGTGACACCGCCGGGGCGATGCTCGAATTGCTGGAACTGACTGTGGTGCTGGGGTTGGCCTTGGGTTTCTGA
- a CDS encoding glycoside hydrolase family 5 protein, translating to MFASLIICLTLPVTAADLISFWDTPRHGGNSFNRLPPDQAYFDALRAYGATWVRLSYDKWQPEQRDFLLGDADDYQGLPAADLAQLRAALDRAHRAGLKVVIAPLSLPGMRWSQNNQGRFDDRLWQDKRYWSQAALFWRDLARELKDHPAIAAYNLVNEPAPEKQGGLAEHAAPGRMKQWYVQAQGGPRDLPALYGQLVAAIREQDPRTPIMVDAGWYAAADAFVYWPAPLADKRVLYSVHMYEPYSATSAPNMSRKQPISYPGPAPYAGQTQQWDSQRVQQYLQQPLAWSDAMKVPRSRLVVGEFGCMRRLPGCRRYLEDVLTVLDSNQLHWAFYSFREDSWDGMDYELGAAKVPWRYWQAIEQGAPDPLVRRPTAEFEPIRKRLSLE from the coding sequence ATGTTTGCCAGCCTGATCATTTGTCTCACCTTGCCAGTTACCGCCGCGGATCTGATCAGCTTTTGGGATACGCCCCGCCATGGCGGCAACAGTTTCAACCGGCTGCCCCCGGACCAAGCCTACTTTGATGCCTTGCGTGCCTATGGTGCTACCTGGGTGCGGCTGTCCTATGACAAATGGCAACCGGAGCAGCGTGACTTCCTGTTAGGTGACGCGGATGACTATCAAGGTCTGCCTGCGGCCGATCTGGCGCAGTTGCGTGCAGCCCTGGACCGTGCTCACCGCGCTGGTCTCAAGGTAGTCATTGCCCCACTCTCTCTACCTGGCATGCGCTGGTCGCAGAATAATCAAGGCCGGTTCGACGATCGCCTCTGGCAAGACAAACGCTACTGGTCACAGGCAGCCCTGTTCTGGCGGGACCTGGCGCGTGAGTTGAAGGACCATCCCGCCATCGCGGCCTACAACCTTGTCAATGAGCCCGCTCCCGAAAAACAGGGTGGCTTGGCCGAACATGCCGCGCCTGGGCGCATGAAGCAGTGGTATGTGCAAGCGCAGGGTGGCCCGAGGGACCTGCCTGCGCTGTATGGGCAATTAGTAGCAGCAATCCGTGAGCAGGACCCGCGGACACCGATCATGGTCGATGCGGGCTGGTATGCTGCCGCAGATGCCTTTGTTTACTGGCCTGCGCCGTTGGCCGATAAGCGGGTGCTGTACAGCGTGCACATGTATGAACCCTATTCCGCTACCAGTGCGCCGAACATGTCGCGCAAGCAGCCCATCAGCTATCCAGGCCCTGCGCCATACGCTGGGCAGACGCAGCAGTGGGATAGCCAGCGTGTGCAGCAGTACCTGCAGCAACCGCTGGCCTGGAGCGACGCGATGAAGGTGCCGCGTTCTCGTCTGGTTGTGGGGGAGTTTGGTTGCATGCGTCGGTTACCTGGCTGTCGGCGCTATCTGGAAGATGTGCTCACTGTGCTGGACAGCAACCAGTTGCATTGGGCGTTCTACAGCTTTCGTGAGGATAGTTGGGATGGCATGGACTACGAGCTCGGGGCTGCCAAGGTGCCATGGCGTTACTGGCAAGCCATCGAGCAGGGCGCGCCTGACCCTTTGGTACGTAGACCCACTGCGGAATTCGAGCCCATCCGCAAGCGTCTGAGTCTCGAGTAA
- a CDS encoding MarR family winged helix-turn-helix transcriptional regulator — protein sequence MLTSECICTHLRRAARGVSRHYDEALAGFGINVAQFSLLRHLQRLDRPSITTLAEAMGLERSTLGRNLRVLEADGLVALADGDDQRNRVVLLTEAGKTLLQAAYPAWEQAQGLLVERLGVGQRDELVRLLEQLA from the coding sequence ATGCTGACCAGTGAATGCATCTGTACCCATCTGCGTCGTGCCGCCCGCGGGGTGAGCCGGCATTATGACGAGGCCCTTGCCGGCTTCGGCATCAATGTCGCCCAGTTTTCCCTATTGCGGCACTTGCAGCGGCTTGACCGCCCAAGCATCACCACCTTGGCCGAGGCCATGGGCCTCGAACGCAGCACCTTGGGGCGCAACCTGCGGGTGCTCGAAGCCGATGGCCTGGTGGCCTTGGCTGACGGCGACGACCAGCGCAACCGCGTGGTGCTGCTGACCGAAGCCGGCAAAACGCTGTTGCAAGCGGCTTACCCGGCCTGGGAGCAGGCCCAAGGGTTGCTGGTCGAGCGCCTGGGCGTTGGGCAGCGTGACGAATTGGTGCGCTTGCTGGAACAACTGGCTTGA
- a CDS encoding MFS transporter yields MTSVWRTSGWVLVGAALILALSLGVRHGFGLFLAPMSADFGWGRGVFAFAIALQNLIWGLAQPFAGALADRVGAARVVIIGGILYAAGLMFMGMADSAWSLSLSAGLLIGIGLSGTSFSVILGVVGRAVPADKRSMAMGIASAAGSFGQFAMLPGTLGLIEWLGWSAALLVLGLMVALIVPLVGLLRDRPLPSHGAEQTLGQALREACSHTGFWLLALGFFVCGFQVVFIGVHLPAYLVDQHLAATTGTTVLALVGLFNIVGTFTAGWLGGRMSKPRLLTGLYLLRAVVIVLFLWAPVTQFSAYLFGIAMGLLWLSTVPLTNGTVATLFGVRNLSMLGGIVFLFHQLGAFLGGWLGGVVYDRTGNYDLVWQISILLSLLAAALNWPVRERPVARLQAQAA; encoded by the coding sequence ATGACTTCGGTGTGGCGAACCAGCGGGTGGGTGCTTGTGGGCGCAGCGTTGATACTGGCGCTGTCCTTGGGTGTGCGACACGGCTTTGGCCTGTTCCTGGCGCCGATGAGCGCCGACTTTGGCTGGGGGCGTGGTGTGTTTGCCTTCGCCATCGCGTTGCAGAACCTCATCTGGGGGCTGGCACAACCGTTCGCCGGTGCCTTGGCTGACCGTGTGGGCGCGGCGCGGGTAGTGATCATAGGTGGCATTCTCTACGCCGCCGGGTTGATGTTCATGGGGATGGCCGACTCCGCCTGGTCGCTGTCGTTGAGCGCCGGCCTGCTGATTGGCATCGGCCTTTCCGGCACCTCGTTCTCGGTCATCCTGGGTGTGGTTGGGCGCGCAGTGCCGGCCGACAAACGCAGCATGGCGATGGGGATTGCGAGTGCGGCCGGTTCATTCGGCCAGTTCGCCATGCTGCCCGGCACCCTTGGCTTGATCGAATGGCTGGGCTGGTCCGCCGCGTTGCTGGTCCTGGGCCTGATGGTGGCATTGATCGTGCCCCTCGTCGGCCTGTTGCGTGACCGCCCGCTGCCCAGCCATGGCGCCGAACAGACCTTGGGCCAGGCCCTGCGTGAAGCCTGCTCGCATACCGGGTTCTGGCTGCTGGCGCTGGGCTTTTTCGTCTGCGGGTTCCAGGTGGTGTTCATCGGCGTGCACCTGCCGGCCTACCTGGTCGACCAACACCTGGCTGCGACCACGGGCACCACGGTGTTGGCACTGGTGGGCCTGTTCAACATTGTCGGCACCTTCACCGCCGGCTGGCTGGGCGGGCGCATGTCCAAGCCGCGCCTGCTTACAGGGCTTTATCTGCTCCGCGCAGTCGTGATCGTGTTGTTCCTCTGGGCGCCTGTGACCCAATTCAGCGCCTACCTGTTCGGCATCGCCATGGGCCTGCTGTGGCTCTCTACCGTCCCGTTGACCAACGGCACAGTGGCGACACTGTTTGGTGTGCGCAACCTGTCGATGCTGGGCGGCATCGTGTTCCTCTTCCACCAGTTGGGCGCCTTCCTGGGCGGCTGGTTGGGCGGGGTGGTCTACGACCGCACGGGCAACTACGACTTGGTCTGGCAGATTTCGATCCTGCTCAGCCTGCTGGCCGCCGCCCTCAACTGGCCGGTGCGTGAACGCCCGGTCGCCCGCCTGCAGGCCCAGGCCGCATGA
- a CDS encoding glutathione peroxidase has product MRAHWLTVPVLALLAATSSWAADCPALLQGSLPELRGKGQVDLCQRFAGKPLVVVNTASYCGFAPQFEGLEATYKEYHEQGLEMLGVPSNDFKQEDADSEKIAKVCYANYGVTFTMTKAQSVRGKDAIPLFSELASQSNAPKWNFYKYVVDRKGKVIGSFSSLTKPDDPAFRTAIEKAIASQP; this is encoded by the coding sequence ATGCGTGCACATTGGTTGACGGTGCCTGTGCTGGCCCTGCTTGCCGCCACGTCGAGCTGGGCTGCGGATTGCCCGGCCTTGTTGCAGGGCAGCTTGCCCGAACTGCGTGGCAAAGGGCAGGTTGATCTGTGCCAGCGCTTTGCCGGCAAGCCGCTGGTGGTGGTCAACACCGCCAGCTATTGCGGGTTTGCGCCGCAGTTCGAGGGGCTTGAGGCGACGTATAAGGAGTACCACGAGCAGGGTTTGGAGATGCTCGGTGTGCCCTCTAATGATTTCAAGCAGGAAGACGCCGACAGCGAGAAGATTGCCAAGGTCTGCTACGCCAATTACGGGGTGACCTTCACCATGACCAAGGCCCAGTCGGTGCGTGGCAAGGATGCGATCCCGCTGTTCAGCGAGCTGGCGAGCCAGAGCAATGCGCCGAAGTGGAATTTCTACAAATACGTAGTGGACCGCAAGGGCAAGGTGATTGGCAGCTTCTCTAGCCTGACCAAGCCGGACGACCCGGCCTTCAGGACGGCGATCGAGAAGGCCATCGCATCGCAGCCGTAG
- a CDS encoding DUF2798 domain-containing protein, with amino-acid sequence MSNLSPTRSRRKLRPSATPYVFAFYMSSIMALLMCFVITAANAGVNPQYLSNVLKAYQLAMPVAFLCVLMVRPVVLRLVAITVHPH; translated from the coding sequence ATGAGCAACCTGTCCCCTACGCGCAGCCGGCGCAAACTGCGCCCCAGTGCCACACCGTACGTGTTCGCCTTCTACATGTCGTCGATCATGGCGTTATTGATGTGCTTCGTGATCACTGCGGCCAACGCCGGGGTGAACCCGCAGTATCTGAGCAACGTATTGAAGGCCTACCAACTGGCCATGCCGGTAGCGTTCCTCTGCGTGCTGATGGTCAGGCCGGTGGTGCTACGGCTGGTGGCGATTACCGTTCACCCCCATTAA
- a CDS encoding LysR family transcriptional regulator: MDLLNAIRSFIKVVEAGSIAAGARSLGLSPAAVSQNLARLEAHLQVRLLTRTTRSMALTPAGTLYYERVRQVDRDLAQAELAVTTPDSEPQGRLCIASTSAFGRHVLAPLIPAFSARYPQLSIELVTTDRRVNHAHEDVDVSLRIAPQLEDHLLARHIARIPFICCASPGYLASAGVPATPEALRDHRCLVFRYPVDGRFLRWGFMRDGLRFDADFGTVLISDDIDALTQMALHDGGITRLAEFIVRPYLASGALVPVFEYSDNGQAYAQTEPMDIYLCLADRFAMTVKVRAFMDYLHECLGDSWKIQA, from the coding sequence ATGGACCTGCTCAATGCCATCCGCAGCTTCATCAAGGTGGTCGAGGCCGGCAGCATCGCTGCCGGTGCGCGCAGCCTGGGGCTCAGCCCGGCGGCGGTGAGCCAGAACCTCGCACGCCTCGAAGCGCATCTGCAGGTGCGCTTGCTCACCCGCACCACGCGTAGCATGGCTTTGACCCCCGCCGGCACGCTCTACTACGAGCGGGTCAGGCAGGTGGACCGAGACCTTGCCCAGGCCGAACTGGCCGTCACCACTCCCGACAGCGAGCCCCAGGGCCGCCTCTGCATCGCCTCCACCTCGGCTTTCGGTCGCCATGTGCTGGCGCCCTTGATTCCGGCATTCAGTGCCCGATACCCCCAGCTTTCGATAGAGTTGGTAACGACTGATCGACGGGTCAATCATGCACATGAGGACGTCGATGTCAGCCTGCGCATCGCCCCGCAGCTGGAGGACCACCTGCTGGCGAGGCACATTGCCCGTATTCCGTTCATCTGCTGCGCCTCTCCCGGTTACCTGGCAAGCGCCGGAGTGCCTGCCACGCCCGAGGCGTTGCGCGATCACCGCTGCCTGGTGTTCCGCTACCCGGTCGACGGCCGCTTCCTGCGGTGGGGCTTCATGCGCGACGGGCTGCGTTTTGACGCGGATTTCGGCACCGTGCTGATCAGTGACGATATCGACGCCCTGACGCAGATGGCCCTGCACGATGGCGGCATCACGCGGCTGGCTGAGTTCATCGTGCGACCGTACCTGGCGTCCGGCGCGCTGGTGCCTGTGTTCGAATACAGCGACAACGGCCAGGCCTATGCCCAAACCGAGCCCATGGATATCTACCTGTGCCTGGCAGATCGTTTTGCCATGACCGTGAAGGTGCGTGCATTCATGGACTACCTCCATGAATGCCTGGGTGACAGCTGGAAGATCCAGGCATGA
- a CDS encoding OmpP1/FadL family transporter encodes MKKVMLKTSLGVAVALASSQLLASGFALNEQSISSMGTGFAGRSSSAEDASTVFGNPAGMSRLKREQITVGGAAVIAKSDISGRGSNLGGETDGDMVPVVGVPMGYYVKPIDDHWSVGFGVYVPFGLVTDYGSDDAARYWGKKSHVEVVTFQPTVSYAFNDKVSIGFGPTINRIKGELGSSLINPFSPGRNDGEVKIKGDDTAVGYNIGILVQATDSTRVGLTYHSMVDYKLEGKTRVSTPLIGPFNGNKFDATLKIKTPESVDLSVTHELDDQWTLYAGSTWTRWSRLEDITVQNDVPAPLAGSAFQTITEEQNWHDTWAHAIGASYKVNKEWVLRTGFTVDQSPTNNHDRSPRIPTGDRKVFSLGAGWSPSEDMTIDVAYSYLWEEDTKVNQVSATKGSYQAKYENSAHGVGASLTYRF; translated from the coding sequence ATGAAAAAAGTAATGCTCAAAACCTCCCTCGGTGTAGCCGTTGCGCTTGCTTCCAGCCAACTGCTCGCCAGCGGCTTTGCCCTGAACGAACAGAGCATCAGCAGCATGGGGACAGGTTTCGCGGGACGTTCTTCTTCTGCCGAAGATGCCAGCACCGTGTTTGGCAACCCAGCCGGCATGTCCCGCCTCAAGCGCGAACAGATCACCGTGGGCGGCGCCGCCGTCATCGCCAAGTCCGATATCTCGGGCCGTGGCAGCAACCTCGGGGGGGAAACCGATGGTGACATGGTGCCTGTCGTTGGCGTACCCATGGGCTACTACGTCAAGCCGATCGATGATCACTGGAGCGTCGGTTTCGGCGTCTACGTGCCCTTCGGCCTGGTGACCGACTACGGCAGCGACGATGCTGCTCGCTACTGGGGCAAAAAGAGCCACGTCGAGGTGGTGACCTTCCAGCCAACCGTCAGCTACGCCTTCAACGACAAGGTTTCGATCGGTTTCGGTCCAACCATCAACCGCATCAAGGGTGAACTGGGCTCGAGCCTGATCAACCCGTTCAGCCCTGGCCGCAACGACGGCGAAGTGAAGATCAAGGGCGATGACACCGCCGTGGGCTACAACATCGGTATCCTGGTCCAGGCCACCGACAGCACCCGCGTCGGCCTGACCTACCACTCGATGGTCGACTACAAGCTCGAAGGCAAGACCCGCGTCAGCACCCCGCTGATCGGGCCGTTCAACGGCAACAAGTTCGATGCCACCCTGAAGATCAAGACGCCTGAGTCTGTCGATCTTTCGGTCACCCACGAACTCGACGACCAGTGGACCCTGTACGCAGGCAGCACCTGGACCCGTTGGAGCCGCTTGGAAGACATCACCGTGCAGAACGATGTGCCGGCACCGCTGGCAGGTTCGGCATTCCAGACCATCACCGAAGAGCAGAACTGGCACGACACTTGGGCACACGCCATTGGCGCGTCGTACAAGGTCAACAAGGAGTGGGTACTGCGTACCGGCTTCACCGTCGACCAGTCGCCAACCAACAACCACGACCGTTCACCGCGCATCCCGACTGGCGATCGCAAGGTGTTCAGCCTGGGTGCCGGTTGGAGCCCAAGCGAAGACATGACCATCGACGTGGCGTATTCCTACCTGTGGGAAGAGGACACCAAAGTCAACCAGGTCAGCGCGACCAAAGGCAGCTACCAGGCCAAGTACGAAAACAGCGCTCACGGCGTCGGTGCATCCCTCACCTACCGCTTCTGA
- a CDS encoding tetratricopeptide repeat protein yields the protein MKFRGKHLANPADASSVHPPKRFSLKVALWLLDSPRLGDKPQVKHLAGRLLKQPARQGVVVAQSRLGQMLCRDCGNARDRRIGHELLRQAARAGDRRAQLEYARLCQANEPDQARYWLELAAAQGSQEARRLLGQWFSG from the coding sequence ATGAAGTTTCGCGGTAAACACCTCGCCAACCCTGCTGACGCCTCCTCAGTGCATCCACCCAAACGCTTCTCCCTGAAAGTGGCCCTGTGGCTGCTCGACAGCCCGCGCCTGGGTGACAAGCCTCAGGTCAAGCATTTGGCAGGCCGCTTGCTGAAACAGCCTGCGCGCCAAGGCGTGGTGGTGGCCCAGAGCCGGCTGGGGCAGATGCTGTGCCGTGATTGCGGCAATGCCCGCGACCGGCGTATCGGCCACGAGCTGCTGCGCCAGGCTGCCCGCGCCGGTGATCGCCGCGCACAGCTGGAATATGCCCGGTTGTGCCAGGCCAACGAGCCGGACCAAGCCCGCTACTGGCTGGAGCTGGCCGCTGCGCAGGGCTCGCAGGAAGCGCGGCGGCTGCTGGGGCAGTGGTTTTCCGGTTGA
- the rmuC gene encoding DNA recombination protein RmuC, protein MLEERLNAAQLSLAGLQAQLDASRDEVSDLSEANTVKQAQLAAQGRELELLQIDRDNARDAAHAWSLERANREAELRRLEAQGARLEAELREQQENHQQRLEDLQEARDTLRAQFSDLATKIFDEREQRFAQTSQQHLGQLLDPLKDRIQAFEKRVEESYQQESRERFSLSKELERLQQLNQRLSDEATNLTQALKGQKTQGNWGEMILERVLEHAGLEKGREYQTQVSLKSADGERFQPDVLIMLPGDKQVVVDAKVSLTAYQQFVGSNDEAALKQHVQSLRSHVKGLSSKDYNRLEGLHSLDFVLLFVPIEAAFSAALQAEPNLFQEAFDRHIVIVSPTTLLATLRVIDSLWKQERQGQNAREIAERAGWLYDKFVLFIQDLDELGNRLQQVDKAYAAARNKLCEGRGNLVSRSEQLKLLGARASKSLPADLLERALSDEALPDEAVTEPGSDAD, encoded by the coding sequence CTGCTCGAAGAGCGCCTTAACGCTGCCCAGTTGTCCCTGGCCGGGTTGCAGGCGCAACTGGACGCCAGCCGCGACGAAGTCAGCGACCTCAGCGAAGCCAACACCGTCAAGCAAGCCCAACTGGCAGCCCAGGGCCGTGAGCTGGAGTTGCTGCAGATCGACCGCGACAATGCCCGCGATGCCGCCCACGCCTGGAGCCTCGAACGCGCCAACCGTGAAGCCGAACTGCGCCGCCTGGAAGCCCAAGGCGCACGCCTGGAGGCGGAGCTGCGCGAGCAGCAGGAAAACCACCAACAACGCCTGGAAGACCTGCAAGAGGCCCGCGACACCCTGCGCGCCCAGTTCTCCGACCTGGCCACGAAAATCTTCGACGAGCGCGAGCAACGCTTTGCCCAGACCAGCCAGCAGCACCTGGGCCAACTGCTCGACCCGCTCAAGGACCGCATCCAGGCCTTTGAGAAGCGCGTCGAGGAAAGTTACCAGCAGGAGTCACGCGAGCGTTTCTCCCTGAGCAAGGAACTGGAGCGCTTGCAGCAGCTTAACCAGCGCCTGTCCGACGAAGCCACCAACCTCACCCAGGCCCTCAAGGGCCAGAAAACCCAAGGCAACTGGGGCGAGATGATCCTGGAGCGGGTACTGGAGCACGCGGGCCTGGAGAAGGGCCGCGAATACCAGACCCAGGTCAGCCTGAAGAGCGCCGATGGCGAGCGTTTCCAGCCCGATGTACTGATCATGTTGCCCGGCGACAAGCAGGTAGTGGTCGACGCCAAGGTCAGCCTCACGGCTTACCAGCAGTTTGTTGGCAGCAATGACGAGGCTGCGCTCAAGCAGCATGTGCAGTCGTTGCGCAGCCACGTCAAAGGCCTGTCAAGCAAGGACTACAACCGCCTCGAAGGCCTGCACAGCCTGGATTTCGTCCTGCTTTTCGTGCCCATCGAGGCCGCTTTTTCGGCGGCCCTGCAGGCCGAGCCCAACCTGTTCCAGGAAGCCTTCGACCGGCACATCGTGATTGTCAGCCCGACCACGCTGCTGGCCACACTGAGGGTGATCGACAGCTTGTGGAAGCAGGAACGCCAAGGCCAGAACGCCCGCGAGATCGCCGAGCGCGCCGGCTGGCTGTATGACAAGTTCGTGCTGTTCATCCAAGACCTGGACGAGCTAGGCAACCGCTTGCAGCAGGTGGACAAGGCCTACGCCGCGGCGCGCAACAAACTGTGCGAAGGGCGTGGCAACCTGGTCAGCCGCAGTGAGCAGCTCAAGCTCTTGGGTGCCCGTGCCAGCAAGAGCCTGCCGGCAGACTTGCTGGAGCGGGCGCTGTCCGATGAAGCCCTGCCGGACGAAGCGGTTACTGAACCAGGCTCAGATGCCGATTGA